One stretch of Mycolicibacterium fallax DNA includes these proteins:
- a CDS encoding DUF58 domain-containing protein produces MVLTARAALLALLGVAPIAVSPWPATTFAVLLAALGCAILADLTLAAHPDALSYRRSGPSSIRLGQTAELTLTVRNDGPRTARGLIRDAWAPSAVARPREHRLTLAPGASETLVTQLNPVRRGDQHAAAVTARCLGPLGLAGRQRSRPVPAELRVLPPFLSRKHLPSRLARLRQIDGSIPVLVRGEGTEFDSLREYVVGDDVRSIDWRASARRNDVVVRTWRPERDRRVVLVLDTGRTSAGRVGLDPISNSPAAGGWPRLDWSMDAALLLAALAARAGDHVDFLAHDRETRAAVFGAGRTELLSRVVDAMAPLEPALLESDAAATVSAVLRRTRGRALVVLLTELNASALEEGLLPVLPRLCARHQVLIASVADPRVQELAAGRADAAAVYDAAAAERARNERRGIASRLRMMGVEVVDAPPEELAPALADRYLGMKAAGRL; encoded by the coding sequence GTGGTGCTCACCGCGCGGGCCGCGCTGCTCGCCCTGCTGGGGGTGGCACCCATCGCGGTGTCACCGTGGCCGGCGACGACCTTCGCGGTGCTGCTGGCGGCGCTGGGGTGCGCGATCCTGGCCGACCTGACCCTGGCCGCACACCCGGATGCGTTGTCCTACCGCCGATCCGGGCCGTCGTCGATCCGGCTGGGCCAGACCGCCGAGCTCACCCTCACGGTCCGCAACGACGGCCCGCGAACCGCCCGCGGGCTGATCCGCGACGCCTGGGCGCCCAGTGCGGTGGCCCGGCCCCGCGAGCACCGGCTGACCCTTGCCCCCGGCGCGTCGGAAACCCTGGTGACGCAACTGAATCCGGTGCGCCGCGGGGATCAGCACGCCGCGGCGGTGACCGCCCGCTGCCTCGGCCCGCTGGGGCTGGCCGGCCGGCAACGATCCCGCCCGGTGCCGGCCGAGCTTCGGGTGTTGCCGCCCTTCCTGTCTCGCAAGCACCTGCCGTCGCGGCTGGCCCGGCTGCGCCAGATCGACGGGTCCATCCCGGTACTGGTCCGCGGTGAGGGCACCGAATTCGATTCGCTGCGCGAGTATGTCGTCGGCGACGACGTCCGCTCCATCGACTGGCGGGCCTCGGCCCGGCGCAACGACGTGGTGGTGCGGACCTGGCGTCCGGAACGCGACCGGCGGGTGGTGCTGGTGCTCGACACCGGCCGCACCTCGGCCGGCCGGGTCGGGCTCGATCCGATCTCCAACTCGCCGGCCGCCGGCGGCTGGCCGCGACTGGACTGGTCGATGGACGCCGCGCTGCTGCTGGCCGCGCTGGCCGCCCGGGCCGGCGACCACGTCGATTTCCTGGCCCACGACCGGGAGACCCGGGCGGCGGTGTTCGGCGCCGGACGCACCGAGCTGCTGTCCCGGGTGGTCGACGCGATGGCCCCGCTGGAGCCGGCGCTGCTGGAAAGCGATGCGGCGGCCACGGTCTCGGCGGTGTTGCGCCGCACCCGGGGCCGGGCGCTGGTGGTGCTGCTGACCGAGCTGAACGCCTCCGCGCTGGAGGAGGGCCTGCTGCCGGTGCTGCCGCGGCTGTGCGCGCGGCATCAGGTGCTGATCGCCTCGGTGGCCGACCCCCGGGTGCAGGAACTGGCCGCCGGCCGGGCCGACGCCGCCGCGGTGTACGACGCCGCCGCGGCCGAGCGGGCCCGCAACGAGCGGCGCGGCATCGCCTCGCGGCTGCGGATGATGGGCGTCGAGGTCGTCGACGCGCCGCCGGAGGAGCTGGCCCCGGCGCTGGCCGACCGGTACCTGGGGATGAAGGCCGCCGGCCGGCTCTGA